In Marinomonas posidonica IVIA-Po-181, a single window of DNA contains:
- a CDS encoding IclR family transcriptional regulator, producing the protein MSAPENKSGGSSLDKALSLLQEVCMTPVPLRFADLVEKTDLPKATAHRTLSSLADKGLVRFDDNTQLYHPGYGLLELAHQAWSKIDVRDIAADQMKSIWRETGETIHLAVLDRGEVIYIDKLESQKSLRLFSAVGKKGPAYCTGVGKAMMAFLDEDNLAQAIKEQSFVQHTRHTLRNESELRIELAKIRKNRISLDLEEHEEGIQCAASVILNHNNEPIAALSITAPKFRVDEERFQHFQTLVKDACTKVSIRMGAMASN; encoded by the coding sequence ATGTCAGCGCCAGAAAACAAAAGCGGAGGCTCGTCTCTTGATAAAGCACTTAGCCTATTGCAAGAAGTTTGCATGACACCTGTGCCACTGCGCTTTGCCGATTTGGTCGAAAAGACAGACCTACCTAAAGCCACCGCACACAGAACCTTATCGTCGCTTGCCGACAAAGGTCTGGTCCGCTTTGATGACAATACTCAGCTGTACCATCCAGGCTATGGCTTATTGGAATTGGCACATCAGGCTTGGTCTAAAATTGACGTACGTGACATTGCCGCCGATCAAATGAAATCTATTTGGCGCGAAACGGGTGAAACCATTCACTTGGCAGTACTTGATCGCGGAGAAGTCATTTACATAGACAAACTAGAGAGTCAAAAAAGCCTGCGATTATTTTCTGCTGTTGGCAAAAAGGGCCCTGCCTATTGCACAGGTGTTGGCAAAGCCATGATGGCTTTTTTAGATGAAGACAATCTTGCTCAGGCCATCAAAGAACAAAGCTTCGTTCAGCATACACGCCATACTCTACGTAATGAAAGTGAGCTACGTATTGAACTGGCAAAAATACGTAAAAATCGAATTTCACTTGATTTAGAAGAACACGAAGAAGGCATACAGTGTGCCGCTTCCGTGATTCTGAATCACAACAATGAACCCATCGCTGCGTTAAGCATTACGGCACCAAAGTTTCGCGTCGATGAGGAACGCTTTCAACACTTTCAAACATTGGTTAAAGACGCCTGTACGAAAGTATCCATTCGAATGGGGGCCATGGCCTCTAACTAG
- a CDS encoding carbohydrate ABC transporter permease encodes MQKLHSKQQQWMPVLFLAPAVILFVVYVVFPILQSIWLSFYEWDGIGEKVFVGFDNYLELFDDYQFWVALKNNVYWMVFFMLAPPIGLAIALFLNQKVMGIRAVKSMFFFPFVISQVVVGLVFSWFYDPSFGLFNKAIGLFGMEPVAILSDENWVTFGIIVAGLWPQIAYCMILYLTGLNNLNPDQIEAARLDGAHGWKMLWHVILPQLRPATFIAVVVTVIGALRSFDLVATMTSGGPFGSSSVLAYFMYEQSIFNYRAGYGAAIATVLFLIMDIYIAYFLWRMLKSEKA; translated from the coding sequence ATGCAGAAGTTGCATAGCAAGCAGCAGCAATGGATGCCGGTATTATTCTTAGCGCCAGCAGTCATTTTGTTTGTGGTCTACGTTGTCTTTCCGATTCTCCAGAGTATCTGGCTAAGTTTTTATGAATGGGATGGCATCGGCGAAAAAGTATTTGTTGGCTTTGATAATTATTTAGAGCTGTTTGATGATTACCAATTCTGGGTGGCATTAAAAAACAATGTGTATTGGATGGTTTTTTTTATGTTGGCACCGCCTATTGGCTTAGCCATCGCGCTTTTCCTCAATCAAAAAGTCATGGGGATTCGAGCAGTCAAATCCATGTTCTTTTTTCCTTTCGTTATTTCTCAAGTCGTTGTTGGCCTTGTGTTCTCTTGGTTCTATGACCCTTCATTTGGTTTGTTTAACAAGGCTATCGGTTTATTTGGCATGGAGCCAGTGGCCATTTTATCCGATGAAAATTGGGTGACGTTCGGCATCATAGTGGCGGGCCTTTGGCCACAGATTGCTTATTGTATGATCTTGTATCTCACAGGCTTAAATAACCTCAATCCCGATCAAATTGAAGCGGCTCGTCTCGACGGCGCTCATGGTTGGAAAATGCTTTGGCACGTGATTCTGCCTCAGTTACGTCCGGCTACCTTTATTGCAGTAGTCGTTACAGTGATTGGTGCACTGCGAAGCTTTGATTTGGTCGCAACCATGACCAGTGGAGGGCCATTTGGCTCATCCAGTGTGCTGGCTTATTTCATGTATGAACAATCTATTTTCAATTATCGAGCAGGTTACGGCGCGGCGATTGCGACAGTGTTGTTCTTGATTATGGATATTTATATCGCCTATTTCTTGTGGCGCATGCTGAAGAGTGAGAAAGCCTAA
- a CDS encoding ABC transporter ATP-binding protein, with amino-acid sequence MATIKLTNVIKRFNDIETIHGVNLDLKDGEFVVFVGPSGCGKSTLLRLIAGLEDITEGSLEINKVNMNTVAPADRGVAMVFQSYALYPHMTVEENMSFGLRMNGVAPEEIKQQVANAANILQLNELLNRKPKQLSGGQRQRVAIGRAIVRQPEVFLFDEPLSNLDAELRVDMRIQIAQLHNRLKATMIYVTHDQVEAMTLADKIVVLRAGNVEQVGSPLELYHNPSNEFVAGFIGSPKMNFLDATVISINNDNLATIQVAAQEIELTVDPAKVSVNSKVKLGVRPEHIKEETTDADFTINLDIDVAEHLGGLTYLYGHYDEHKLTIEVSGANLTRNGENITVGIKKEDCYLFNTAGESVIQRPVPKR; translated from the coding sequence ATGGCGACGATAAAACTAACAAACGTCATCAAACGATTTAATGACATTGAAACCATCCACGGCGTCAACCTTGACCTAAAGGACGGTGAATTCGTGGTTTTTGTTGGCCCATCTGGTTGTGGCAAATCCACACTATTAAGATTGATTGCAGGCCTTGAAGACATCACTGAAGGTTCGCTTGAAATCAACAAGGTCAACATGAATACTGTCGCTCCAGCGGATCGCGGCGTGGCCATGGTATTTCAGTCCTATGCACTCTACCCTCATATGACTGTCGAAGAGAACATGAGTTTCGGTCTACGCATGAATGGTGTTGCACCAGAAGAGATCAAACAGCAGGTGGCCAATGCGGCCAATATTCTTCAGTTAAATGAACTATTGAATCGCAAACCTAAACAGCTTTCTGGTGGCCAACGTCAGCGAGTGGCCATTGGTCGCGCCATCGTCCGCCAACCAGAAGTCTTCTTATTTGATGAGCCTCTATCAAATCTGGATGCAGAGTTACGGGTTGATATGCGGATTCAAATTGCACAACTGCACAATCGCCTAAAAGCCACGATGATTTATGTCACCCATGATCAAGTGGAAGCCATGACCCTGGCGGACAAAATCGTTGTCTTACGGGCCGGTAATGTTGAACAAGTTGGGTCACCATTAGAACTTTACCATAATCCAAGCAACGAATTTGTAGCGGGCTTTATCGGCTCACCTAAAATGAATTTTCTCGACGCGACGGTCATCAGCATAAATAACGATAACCTTGCCACCATTCAAGTAGCAGCCCAAGAAATTGAATTAACAGTAGACCCAGCCAAAGTATCAGTAAACAGCAAGGTGAAACTCGGCGTTCGTCCAGAGCACATCAAAGAAGAGACGACTGATGCTGATTTTACCATCAACCTAGACATTGATGTGGCCGAACATCTAGGCGGTCTAACCTATCTCTACGGACATTATGATGAGCATAAGCTGACCATTGAAGTCAGTGGAGCCAACCTAACTCGAAACGGTGAGAACATCACAGTAGGTATTAAAAAAGAGGATTGTTACCTGTTTAATACAGCAGGTGAATCCGTTATCCAGCGCCCTGTTCCAAAAAGATAA
- a CDS encoding carbohydrate ABC transporter permease yields MFPTPIEKRSLPFNISYRVAIWLSLLLWLLPLIAVMLTSARSTADINAGNYWGVPSEWMLLENYTLVFTQTPMFRYLLNSVLITLPAVFGAVALSTLAGYALAKFKFRGNVAMFATFIAGNFVPFQILMIPVRDLTIGMGLYDTATGLIIFHIAFQTGFCTLFMRNFIVGLPDELIEAARVEGVSEWKIFWYVVLPLVRPALAALSVLIFTFIWNDYFWALVLVQSDEVRPITAGISALKGQWMASWQLIAAGSIVAALPPVILFFAMQRHFIAGLTLGATKG; encoded by the coding sequence ATGTTTCCGACCCCTATAGAGAAAAGATCGTTACCTTTTAACATCAGCTATCGCGTCGCGATTTGGTTATCTTTACTGCTGTGGTTGTTGCCTTTGATTGCGGTCATGCTGACCTCAGCACGTTCCACGGCCGACATTAACGCTGGTAACTACTGGGGCGTTCCTTCAGAGTGGATGCTGCTAGAAAACTACACGCTGGTGTTCACTCAAACTCCCATGTTTCGCTACTTGCTGAATTCGGTGTTGATTACTTTGCCAGCGGTTTTTGGTGCTGTGGCGTTATCAACCTTGGCAGGTTATGCCCTTGCTAAGTTTAAGTTTCGCGGCAATGTGGCGATGTTTGCCACTTTCATTGCGGGGAACTTTGTACCGTTTCAAATATTGATGATTCCGGTACGTGATTTAACCATAGGTATGGGGTTATACGATACGGCGACAGGTTTGATTATTTTTCACATAGCCTTCCAAACGGGTTTTTGTACGCTGTTTATGCGTAATTTTATTGTCGGATTACCGGATGAGTTGATTGAAGCAGCTCGTGTAGAAGGCGTGAGTGAGTGGAAGATATTTTGGTACGTGGTATTGCCATTGGTGAGACCTGCGTTAGCTGCTTTGTCTGTGCTTATTTTTACCTTTATTTGGAATGATTATTTCTGGGCCTTGGTGCTGGTACAAAGTGATGAAGTAAGGCCGATTACAGCTGGTATCAGTGCTTTAAAAGGTCAATGGATGGCATCTTGGCAGCTGATTGCGGCAGGGTCGATTGTGGCAGCATTGCCACCAGTGATCTTATTCTTTGCCATGCAGCGCCATTTTATTGCTGGCTTAACCCTTGGCGCGACTAAAGGTTAA
- a CDS encoding dienelactone hydrolase family protein, giving the protein MMSQNFDSLFKHNIERHHYQKNKAASLSPLQIMIWPTFSGLSDFEKQFADRLAEQGYAVTAIDLYGHGQNPQDFPDKRAKMGALLADAESLHALQQELTQQARQGDSAVVHIGFCLGGRLALEAGLHFTETLGAASFHGVMSFYRAQSPEQANQKVKLMIMNGYQDPLVSDEDAQSAKQYWSSLGIDFQFFDFGNTVHSFMLPSANNPDQSSLYNPLVAQRGFSYLMNFLAELH; this is encoded by the coding sequence ATGATGAGCCAAAATTTTGATTCTTTGTTTAAGCATAATATCGAGCGACATCACTATCAAAAGAATAAGGCGGCTTCACTGAGTCCCTTGCAAATTATGATATGGCCTACTTTTTCTGGTTTAAGTGACTTTGAGAAACAGTTTGCAGATCGTCTAGCGGAGCAGGGTTACGCGGTGACAGCAATTGATTTATATGGTCATGGGCAAAATCCACAAGACTTTCCGGATAAACGAGCAAAAATGGGGGCATTGTTGGCGGATGCTGAGTCGTTGCATGCGCTACAGCAGGAGCTGACTCAACAAGCGCGGCAAGGGGATTCCGCTGTTGTCCATATTGGCTTTTGTTTGGGTGGGCGATTAGCCTTGGAAGCGGGATTGCATTTTACAGAAACCCTTGGGGCGGCAAGCTTTCATGGGGTGATGTCCTTCTATCGTGCGCAATCTCCTGAACAAGCTAACCAGAAGGTAAAGCTGATGATTATGAATGGTTATCAAGATCCTTTGGTGAGCGATGAAGACGCTCAGTCTGCCAAACAATATTGGTCAAGTTTGGGCATTGATTTTCAGTTTTTTGACTTTGGTAATACAGTGCATTCCTTTATGTTGCCAAGTGCCAACAACCCTGATCAGAGCAGTCTGTACAATCCATTAGTGGCACAGCGTGGCTTCTCTTATTTAATGAACTTCTTGGCGGAATTACACTGA
- a CDS encoding alpha-galactosidase, producing MTELNTIRFHRLDQQNKTLVIASHQNASPELVYFGDALPKATELDSLYLSQQAGIPQAMMDQPAAMSLIPEAGRGWMQSPAVEASAADRPAWAMRWQLKQIEELADGVMLTLEDSTAQLVLMLDIGLLPSGVLRQQLTLTNVGEGDLSVERLACTLPVSPELTERVSFYGRWCQEFQQVREPWQSTWLQENRHGRNGHANFPAVMVGESGFSEQRGEVLGVHLAWSGNHRLKADYTIEGHRYIQAEALYLSGEIHLANGQSITTPELLASHSREGLNAMSHGFHREARERLKLDKPRPVHLNTWEAFYFDHDMTKLKELASAAAEVGVERYILDDGWFRGRHHDEAALGDWFVDEGKYPNGLSPLIDHVKNLGMEFGLWFEPEMVNPDSDLYRTHPDWALQLPQYEGYLGRNQLVLNLANPEAYAYLRERLFDLFESNSIDYVKWDMNRDYCQSGSDLAPQAHAQVLALYRLLAELNHAFPHMEIESCSSGGARVDFGILNFTKRFWASDCNDALERQSIQRGFSYFFPPEVMGSHIGPDQSHTTSRTHDVAFRAGTAMLGHLGIEWNLLDANPQQRATIANWINQYKRVRGHLHEGNNWRLPSADGRAQTQWALSQDGLTGVAVYSQLAMPKQGQTLPIHLPNLIAEQSYRVTVLEHSPLPGHLMKAKPAWWQRELILNGASLSQVGLQLPILDPESLILLEVTAVPLSENNE from the coding sequence ATGACTGAATTAAACACAATACGGTTTCATCGTTTGGATCAACAAAATAAGACTCTGGTCATCGCGAGTCATCAAAATGCCTCGCCTGAGTTAGTGTATTTTGGTGATGCTTTACCAAAGGCGACAGAGCTGGATTCTTTGTACTTGTCTCAACAAGCGGGTATTCCGCAAGCCATGATGGACCAACCTGCTGCCATGAGCTTGATTCCAGAAGCGGGGCGTGGATGGATGCAGTCGCCAGCGGTTGAGGCAAGTGCTGCTGATAGACCAGCATGGGCAATGCGTTGGCAATTGAAGCAAATTGAAGAGCTTGCTGACGGAGTGATGCTGACTTTAGAAGATAGTACGGCTCAACTGGTTTTAATGCTAGATATTGGCTTGTTGCCATCAGGTGTATTGCGTCAACAGTTGACCTTAACCAATGTAGGAGAGGGTGATTTATCCGTTGAACGCTTAGCTTGTACCTTACCTGTGTCGCCAGAGTTGACAGAGAGAGTGAGTTTTTATGGTCGCTGGTGTCAAGAGTTTCAGCAGGTCAGAGAACCATGGCAAAGCACCTGGTTACAAGAAAACCGGCATGGTCGTAATGGCCACGCTAATTTTCCAGCAGTGATGGTCGGCGAAAGTGGTTTTTCTGAACAGCGTGGTGAAGTGCTGGGAGTGCATCTGGCGTGGAGTGGTAATCATAGATTAAAAGCGGATTATACCATTGAGGGGCATCGTTATATTCAAGCGGAAGCCTTGTATTTATCCGGTGAGATTCACCTTGCTAATGGACAATCGATTACCACACCAGAGTTGCTCGCCAGTCACAGTCGTGAAGGTTTGAATGCAATGAGCCATGGTTTTCATCGTGAAGCCAGAGAGCGTCTTAAGCTAGATAAACCTCGTCCTGTGCATTTGAATACTTGGGAAGCCTTTTACTTTGACCATGATATGACAAAGCTCAAAGAGTTAGCGTCTGCAGCGGCTGAAGTCGGTGTCGAGCGTTATATCCTTGATGATGGTTGGTTTCGAGGCCGTCATCACGATGAAGCGGCATTAGGTGATTGGTTTGTCGATGAAGGCAAATACCCAAATGGGTTATCACCACTAATAGACCATGTGAAAAATTTAGGAATGGAGTTTGGTTTATGGTTTGAACCTGAAATGGTCAACCCTGATTCAGATCTTTATCGAACTCACCCAGACTGGGCCCTGCAATTGCCTCAATACGAAGGGTATTTAGGACGTAATCAATTGGTACTCAATCTGGCAAATCCAGAAGCTTATGCTTACCTACGCGAGCGTTTATTTGATCTGTTTGAGAGCAACTCCATTGATTACGTTAAGTGGGATATGAACCGGGATTATTGCCAATCAGGCAGTGACCTTGCTCCGCAAGCACATGCTCAGGTGCTAGCGTTATACCGATTGTTGGCTGAATTAAATCATGCTTTCCCGCATATGGAAATTGAAAGCTGTTCTTCTGGTGGGGCGCGAGTAGATTTTGGTATTTTAAATTTCACTAAGCGTTTTTGGGCGTCAGATTGCAATGATGCCTTGGAGCGCCAGAGTATACAGCGTGGATTTAGTTACTTTTTCCCACCCGAAGTGATGGGGTCGCACATCGGACCCGATCAAAGTCACACCACCAGTCGTACTCATGATGTCGCCTTTCGTGCTGGTACGGCCATGTTAGGTCACCTTGGCATTGAGTGGAATTTGCTGGATGCGAACCCGCAACAAAGAGCGACGATTGCCAATTGGATTAACCAATACAAACGTGTCCGAGGGCATTTGCACGAAGGCAATAATTGGCGTCTGCCCAGTGCCGATGGTCGAGCGCAAACTCAGTGGGCATTAAGTCAGGATGGGTTAACAGGGGTGGCGGTATATAGTCAGTTGGCGATGCCAAAGCAAGGGCAAACACTGCCCATTCATTTGCCTAATTTGATTGCAGAACAGTCTTATCGAGTCACTGTGTTAGAGCACAGTCCATTACCAGGCCATTTAATGAAAGCCAAACCGGCTTGGTGGCAAAGAGAACTAATTTTAAATGGCGCAAGCTTGAGTCAGGTTGGCCTACAACTGCCGATTCTTGATCCTGAATCCTTGATTTTACTAGAGGTGACAGCTGTGCCTTTGTCGGAGAATAACGAATGA
- the htpG gene encoding molecular chaperone HtpG yields the protein MATDTQKETLGFQTEVKQLLHLMIHSLYSNKEIFLRELISNASDAVDKLRFESVANADLLSDDPNLRVRVEFDKDAGTVIIDDNGVGMSREEAITNLGTIAKSGTSAFLEQLSGDQKKDSQLIGQFGVGFYSAFIVADKVTVETRRAGAAEGDAVRWISDGSGEFTIENVEKATRGTRITLHLKADEKEFADNYRLRTLVTKYSDHISIPVEMEKVVYPEFDEEGNPKPVAENTTPEFEAVNSAKALWTRARNDVKDEEYKEFYKHISHDFQEPLKWSHNKVEGKLEYTSLLYIPSKAPYDLWNRDMQRGLKLYVQRVFIMDEAEAFLPPYMRFVKGVVDSNDLSLNVSREILQNDSAVDSMRSALTKRVLDMLSKMAKNDPETYQSFWNEFGNVLKEGPADDMGNKDKIAALLRFSSTETDSADQTVSLADYVSRMSEGQDKIYYIYAENHNTAKNSPHLEILRKKGFEVLLLSDRIDEWMMSSLQEFEGKSFQDVTKGKLDLAEEDNEAAKKEKEEKAEQMKPLLDRMKAVLEEKVAGVNSTDRLTNSPACLVVGEHDMGLQMRRLLEQAGQSLPDSKPSLEVNPDHPIVVKMDAESDEERFSDMAWLLFEQATLSEGGQLEDPATFVSRMNKLIVQLSQ from the coding sequence ATGGCAACTGATACTCAAAAAGAAACGTTAGGGTTTCAGACGGAAGTAAAGCAACTACTTCATTTGATGATCCATTCTTTGTACTCAAACAAAGAAATTTTTCTGCGTGAACTTATTTCCAATGCGTCTGATGCGGTAGATAAGCTACGTTTTGAGTCTGTCGCGAACGCTGATCTCTTGTCTGATGACCCAAATTTACGCGTCCGTGTTGAGTTTGATAAAGACGCGGGCACGGTCATTATTGATGATAATGGCGTTGGTATGTCTCGTGAAGAAGCCATTACAAACCTTGGTACCATCGCAAAGTCTGGTACGTCTGCTTTTCTTGAGCAGTTAAGTGGTGATCAGAAAAAAGACAGCCAATTAATTGGCCAATTTGGTGTGGGTTTTTACTCTGCCTTTATTGTGGCCGATAAGGTAACTGTTGAAACTCGTCGTGCTGGTGCTGCAGAAGGCGACGCTGTTCGTTGGATTTCTGATGGTTCAGGTGAATTCACTATTGAGAATGTCGAGAAAGCCACTCGCGGTACACGTATTACACTTCATCTCAAAGCCGATGAGAAAGAATTTGCTGATAACTATCGTTTACGTACTTTGGTGACTAAGTATTCTGATCATATTTCCATTCCAGTGGAAATGGAAAAGGTGGTATACCCAGAGTTTGATGAGGAAGGCAATCCAAAACCGGTTGCAGAAAATACAACGCCTGAATTTGAGGCGGTAAACTCAGCTAAAGCTTTATGGACCCGTGCTCGTAATGACGTAAAAGACGAAGAGTATAAAGAGTTTTATAAGCACATTTCACACGACTTCCAAGAGCCATTGAAATGGTCGCATAATAAGGTTGAAGGTAAGTTGGAATACACCAGCTTGCTATACATTCCTTCCAAAGCGCCTTATGACTTATGGAACCGTGACATGCAGCGTGGTTTGAAACTGTATGTACAGCGTGTCTTTATCATGGATGAGGCAGAAGCTTTCCTACCGCCTTACATGCGTTTTGTGAAAGGTGTGGTTGACTCCAACGATCTGTCTTTGAATGTGTCTCGTGAGATTCTACAGAATGACAGTGCGGTGGATTCAATGCGCTCCGCTTTGACCAAGCGTGTGTTAGACATGTTGTCAAAAATGGCGAAAAATGATCCTGAAACATACCAGTCTTTCTGGAATGAATTCGGCAATGTGTTAAAAGAAGGCCCTGCAGATGATATGGGCAACAAGGATAAAATTGCGGCCTTGTTGCGTTTCAGTTCAACTGAAACAGACAGCGCTGATCAAACCGTGTCTTTGGCTGACTACGTATCCCGTATGAGTGAAGGTCAGGATAAGATTTATTACATCTATGCTGAGAATCACAATACGGCGAAAAACAGCCCGCATCTTGAGATTCTTCGTAAGAAAGGTTTTGAGGTTCTACTGCTAAGTGATCGTATTGATGAATGGATGATGTCTTCTCTGCAAGAGTTTGAAGGTAAATCTTTCCAAGACGTGACCAAAGGTAAGTTGGACTTAGCGGAAGAAGATAACGAAGCAGCGAAGAAAGAGAAAGAAGAAAAAGCTGAGCAGATGAAACCGCTACTAGATCGCATGAAAGCGGTACTAGAAGAGAAGGTAGCCGGCGTAAACTCAACCGACCGTTTGACTAACTCACCTGCTTGTTTGGTTGTCGGCGAGCACGACATGGGTCTGCAGATGCGTCGTTTGTTAGAGCAGGCAGGTCAATCGCTTCCTGACTCAAAACCGTCTCTAGAGGTGAATCCAGATCACCCAATTGTGGTGAAAATGGACGCTGAATCAGACGAAGAGCGTTTTTCTGATATGGCTTGGTTGTTGTTTGAGCAAGCGACCTTATCAGAAGGTGGTCAGCTAGAAGATCCAGCGACTTTTGTATCCCGCATGAACAAATTGATTGTGCAATTAAGTCAGTAA